A window of the Henckelia pumila isolate YLH828 chromosome 3, ASM3356847v2, whole genome shotgun sequence genome harbors these coding sequences:
- the LOC140886207 gene encoding uncharacterized protein, with the protein MSTDSSISSKGEEPSEKIHGQITSVSGNDLSALQITSHRLNGRNYLQWAQSVKIVICGRGKLGYLTGELQSPSQIDPTYKTWLAENSMVLAGLINSMEPNISRRYLWFKTAKEVWDAAKRMYSDLGNASQIFELRSKLKEMKQGSNSVTLYFSDIQDLWQELDLFLETSTICAECTAKVQANVDAVRGRVVARDPFPSPEDAFAEVRREEMRRKVMLPDNHNSSPAVSEVSALLSNKYSTRINVMGNVPGVITVIVLVTPRISAGKYMANHRIGSLNRGMTVVHFKFNPPKSSCPLLEMQHHSLRNKLSRLRNIVVISAKLPLILPLALLLGRAL; encoded by the coding sequence ATGTCCActgattcttcaatttcttcCAAAGGCGAAGAACCGAGTGAAAAAATTCATGGGCAGATTACTTCTGTTTCCGGAAATGATCTCTCCGCCCTACAAATTACCTCTCATAGACTTAATGGAAGAAATTACTTGCAGTGGGCACAATCAGTCAAGATTGTGATCTGTGGTCGTGGCAAATTAGGGTATCTTACCGGTGAATTGCAGTCCCCAAGCCAGATCGATCCCACTTACAAGACTTGGCTGGCCGAGAATTCAATGGTTCTCGCCGGGCTAATCAATTCCATGGAGCCCAATATCAGTCGTCGTTATTTGTGGTTCAAGACAGCGAAGGAAGTCTGGGATGCGGCAAAAAGGATGTATTCCGATCTAGGAAATGCGTCCCAAATATTTGAGCTTCGTTCAAAGCTAAAGGAAATGAAACAAGGATCAAACTCTGTGACTCTATACTTCTCTGATATTCAGGATCTATGGCAGGAACTAGATCTATTTCTTGAGACCTCCACCATATGCGCTGAATGCACTGCGAAGGTACAAGCCAATGTGGATGCTGTTCGAGGACGTGTGGTGGCGCGCGATCCCTTTCCCTCACCTGAAGATGCGTTTGCAGAAGTAAGGCGTGAGGAAATGCGTCGCAAAGTTATGCTACCTGATAATCATAACAGTTCTCCAGCAGTTTCTGAAGTCTCTGCTCTTCTCTCCAACAAATATTCAACCAGAATCAACGTCATGGGAAACGTCCCTGGTGTGATCACTGTAATCGTCCTGGTCACACCAAGGATAAGTGCTGGGAAATATATGGCAAACCACCGAATTGGCAGCCTAAACCGAGGAATGACAGTCGTGCACTTCAAATTCAATCCACCCAAGAGCAGCTGCCCACTTTTGGAAATGCAACACCATTCACTAAGGAACAAATTGAGCAGATTGAGGAATATTGTCGTCATCTCCGCCAAACTGCCCTTAATCCTTCCCCTAGCCCTACTGTTGGGTCGTGCTCTCTAA